A window of the Teredinibacter franksiae genome harbors these coding sequences:
- a CDS encoding endo-1,4-beta-xylanase codes for MGNLTRSLHYARTNFMRAQLNKRCFRSAARLLSSLAFTLSAASVTAAPDPDFHIYLMFGQSNMEGQGEITSQDQQVPSGLLAMQADDNCSVNGASYGQWREATPPLIRCYSTAHSWNNGGLGPGDYFGRTMLENSGSNVRVGLVGAAYQGQSIDFFMKDCAARGSCQPSGANGSVPLGQGGYAWMLDLAQQAELDGVIKGIIFHQGESDTGDASWPGKVNQVVTNLRNDLGLNASDVPFIAGEMVPGACCTSHNTYVHQISSAVSNGHWVSADGLGSRDEYHFNAQGYRAIGRRYGNKMLELVDTSNSGSSSSSSSSQSGSHSITVRMSGVVGDESVSLEVGGASVQTWTLSTYMQDYSVDVSGSGELRVAFTNDGGDRDVQVDYVIVNGATYQAEDQQDNTGVYSGSCGGGSYSEMLHCAGSIGFGDIVPQSGSSSSSSSSSSSSSSSSSSSSSSSSSSSSSSSSSSSSSSSQAAGSCDGVNVYPNWTAKDWAGGDYNHAEGGDYMVYQSVLYQANWYTSSVPGSDATWTNLGTCGAISSSSNSSSSSVSTSSSSSSSSSSSSSTGDNSIVVRMSGVVGDESVSLEIGGSTVQTWTLSSSMMDYSLVTSATGELRVAFTNDGGDRDVQVDYVVVNGVIYQAEDQQDNTGVYSGSCGGGSYSEMLHCSGSIGFGNPFDGSSSSSSSSSSTGNPGFPNFFVGNITTNGSIRSDFGQYWDQITLENSGKWGQVESSRDQYNWSGIDDAYNYAKQNGIPYKQHTFVWGSQYPSWIDSLSATEKGEEIEEWIRDYCERYPDTEMIDVVNEATPGHAPANFAQDAWGNDWITKSFQLARQYCPNSVLILNDYNVLRWNTDEFIQMAQPAINAGVVDAIGLQAHGLAGQSLSELESNLQKIANLGLPLYISEYDIERTNDQEQLQVMQEQFPVFYNHPSVRGITLWGYVVGSTWRDGTGLIQSNGQHRPAMDWLMNYIGR; via the coding sequence ATGGGAAATTTAACCCGTTCATTACACTATGCGAGAACAAATTTTATGAGAGCACAATTAAACAAAAGGTGTTTCCGGAGCGCAGCCCGGTTGCTGAGTTCGCTGGCATTTACCTTGTCGGCGGCTTCTGTCACAGCCGCGCCAGACCCTGATTTTCATATTTACCTGATGTTTGGCCAATCCAATATGGAAGGGCAGGGTGAAATCACGTCCCAGGATCAGCAGGTACCAAGCGGTTTGCTGGCTATGCAGGCTGACGATAACTGTAGTGTTAATGGCGCTAGTTATGGTCAGTGGCGCGAGGCAACCCCGCCTTTAATACGTTGTTACAGTACGGCTCACAGTTGGAATAACGGTGGCCTGGGTCCGGGTGATTATTTTGGTCGTACGATGCTAGAAAATAGTGGCTCTAATGTTCGGGTTGGCCTTGTTGGTGCGGCTTATCAGGGGCAGAGCATTGATTTTTTTATGAAGGATTGTGCTGCGAGAGGTAGCTGTCAGCCGAGCGGTGCAAATGGTTCGGTTCCGCTTGGTCAGGGAGGTTATGCCTGGATGCTGGATTTGGCTCAGCAAGCCGAGCTAGACGGTGTAATTAAGGGCATTATTTTTCATCAGGGCGAAAGTGATACTGGCGATGCCAGTTGGCCGGGCAAAGTAAATCAGGTGGTCACTAACCTGCGCAATGATCTTGGTTTAAATGCCAGTGACGTGCCTTTTATTGCCGGTGAAATGGTGCCCGGTGCCTGCTGTACAAGTCACAACACCTATGTGCATCAAATTTCTTCGGCGGTGAGCAATGGCCATTGGGTGTCGGCCGATGGCCTGGGATCCCGAGATGAATATCATTTTAATGCGCAGGGCTACCGTGCAATTGGCCGCCGCTACGGCAACAAAATGCTGGAGTTGGTCGATACTTCAAATTCCGGTTCCAGTTCTTCGTCATCATCCAGCCAGAGCGGTAGTCATTCGATTACTGTACGCATGAGCGGCGTGGTTGGCGACGAAAGCGTCAGCCTAGAGGTGGGCGGCGCAAGCGTTCAGACTTGGACGTTGAGTACTTACATGCAGGACTACTCTGTTGACGTTAGCGGTTCAGGCGAGCTTCGTGTGGCCTTCACCAACGATGGTGGCGACCGTGATGTACAGGTAGATTATGTCATTGTGAATGGCGCGACCTACCAGGCCGAAGATCAGCAGGATAATACCGGGGTCTACTCGGGTTCCTGTGGCGGCGGCTCCTACTCGGAAATGCTCCATTGCGCAGGCTCTATTGGTTTTGGCGATATTGTGCCGCAATCGGGCTCCAGTAGTAGCTCCAGCAGCAGTTCCTCTTCCTCTTCTTCCAGTAGTAGTTCCAGTAGTAGTTCGAGTAGCTCTTCGAGTAGTTCGTCCTCCAGTTCCTCTAGCAGCAGTTCGAGTCAAGCGGCTGGTAGTTGTGACGGCGTGAATGTGTACCCTAATTGGACAGCGAAAGACTGGGCCGGGGGTGATTACAATCATGCTGAAGGTGGTGATTACATGGTCTATCAAAGCGTGCTTTATCAAGCTAACTGGTACACCAGCAGTGTTCCCGGCAGTGATGCGACTTGGACCAACCTCGGTACCTGCGGCGCTATCTCAAGTTCAAGTAATTCCAGTTCTTCGTCCGTTTCGACATCCAGTTCAAGCTCCTCCTCCTCCTCCAGTTCATCATCCACCGGCGATAACAGTATTGTTGTGCGTATGAGCGGTGTAGTCGGTGATGAAAGCGTGAGCTTGGAAATTGGCGGCAGCACAGTTCAAACTTGGACGCTGAGCAGCAGCATGATGGATTACAGCCTAGTAACCAGCGCGACCGGCGAATTACGCGTGGCGTTTACCAACGATGGAGGCGACCGCGATGTGCAGGTGGACTACGTGGTGGTAAACGGTGTTATTTATCAAGCGGAAGATCAACAGGATAATACCGGTGTTTATTCTGGCTCCTGTGGTGGAGGTTCCTATTCAGAAATGCTGCACTGTAGTGGTTCTATTGGTTTTGGAAATCCGTTCGATGGGAGTTCATCTTCCAGTTCGAGCAGTTCCTCAACCGGTAACCCCGGTTTCCCGAATTTTTTCGTGGGTAACATTACAACGAACGGCAGTATTCGCTCCGACTTTGGCCAATATTGGGATCAGATTACGCTGGAGAATAGCGGCAAATGGGGGCAAGTAGAAAGTTCTCGCGACCAATATAATTGGAGTGGTATAGACGACGCTTACAATTATGCAAAGCAAAATGGCATACCCTACAAGCAGCATACATTCGTCTGGGGAAGCCAATACCCAAGTTGGATCGACTCCCTTAGTGCAACTGAAAAAGGCGAAGAGATTGAAGAGTGGATTCGCGATTACTGTGAGCGCTACCCCGATACGGAAATGATTGATGTGGTGAACGAAGCAACACCCGGTCATGCCCCTGCGAATTTCGCGCAGGATGCTTGGGGTAACGATTGGATAACCAAATCGTTTCAGCTTGCTCGACAATACTGCCCTAATTCGGTATTGATTCTTAACGACTACAATGTGTTGCGTTGGAACACCGACGAGTTCATTCAAATGGCGCAACCGGCTATTAACGCTGGCGTTGTAGATGCTATTGGTTTACAGGCTCATGGCCTTGCAGGGCAATCGCTGTCGGAACTAGAAAGCAATTTGCAGAAAATCGCTAATCTTGGTTTACCCCTTTATATCTCGGAATACGATATTGAGCGAACCAATGATCAGGAGCAGTTGCAGGTGATGCAGGAGCAATTCCCCGTGTTCTACAATCATCCCTCGGTAAGAGGTATTACGCTATGGGGTTATGTGGTTGGCTCAACTTGGCGTGATGGAACGGGCTTGATTCAAAGCAATGGCCAGCACCGGCCCGCAATGGATTGGTTGATGAATTATATTGGCCGGTAA
- the pflA gene encoding pyruvate formate-lyase-activating protein, whose protein sequence is MNRFQDINIIDIDQEHMLGRIHSFENSSALDGPGLRVVVFMQGCQFRCKYCHNRDSWDLHAGSLYSVAEVVEKVLPFRPFLNASNGGVTVSGGEAVLQAEFVTMLFKKLKKLGFHTCLDTNGYVSNHLYGEKLDELLKYTDLVLLDLKHIDRRKHEELVGVSNDKPRNFARYLSDIGHPAWIRHVLVPGYTDEEEDLRALAQFLAPMKNIQKVEILPYHRMGKDKWEEMGFEYPLGDLEPPPREQVSGIVEMFKQEYGLNVFAP, encoded by the coding sequence ATGAATCGTTTTCAGGATATCAATATTATCGACATCGACCAGGAGCATATGCTCGGTCGAATTCATTCGTTTGAAAATAGCAGCGCACTTGACGGCCCGGGCCTTCGGGTGGTGGTATTTATGCAGGGCTGCCAGTTTCGCTGTAAGTATTGTCATAATCGCGACAGCTGGGATCTGCATGCGGGTAGCTTGTATTCCGTTGCTGAAGTGGTAGAAAAAGTGCTGCCTTTCCGCCCTTTTCTAAATGCTTCCAACGGCGGTGTAACCGTCTCTGGTGGCGAGGCTGTATTACAGGCAGAGTTTGTGACGATGCTGTTTAAAAAGCTGAAAAAGCTCGGTTTTCACACCTGCTTGGATACCAACGGTTATGTGTCTAATCATCTCTATGGTGAGAAGTTGGATGAGCTGTTGAAGTATACGGACCTGGTGTTGCTAGACCTTAAACACATCGACCGACGTAAGCATGAAGAATTGGTGGGGGTAAGTAACGATAAGCCACGGAATTTTGCTCGTTATCTTTCTGATATTGGTCATCCCGCTTGGATTCGACACGTACTCGTGCCGGGTTACACGGATGAAGAAGAAGACCTGCGTGCACTGGCGCAGTTTTTGGCGCCTATGAAAAATATTCAGAAAGTCGAAATTTTACCTTATCACCGTATGGGTAAGGACAAGTGGGAGGAAATGGGTTTTGAGTACCCGCTGGGCGATTTAGAACCACCGCCAAGAGAGCAGGTAAGCGGCATTGTAGAGATGTTTAAGCAGGAATATGGCTTGAATGTATTTGCACCATAG
- a CDS encoding 16S rRNA (uracil(1498)-N(3))-methyltransferase: MRIPRIFTAQSLALSSELELEESASHHLLKVLRMQPGRELTLFNNSGSEYSAVITAVSKKTATVAINQQSDIDRESPLETELAIGISRGDRFDWVLQKVTELGITRIVPLFTERTEVKLNAERLEKRLGQWQKITIAACEQCQRNTLPILATPQPLDEYLTACTSEYRFVLHHRAEASLNALQQPQSVALLIGPEGGLSDNEITHAEQQGFKSLALGPRVFRTETAPIAALSIVQSLWGDLLSPA, encoded by the coding sequence GTGCGAATCCCACGTATATTCACGGCACAGAGCCTTGCACTTTCTTCCGAACTGGAACTGGAAGAGAGTGCTTCTCACCACCTGCTTAAAGTCTTGCGCATGCAACCGGGCCGCGAACTTACGCTATTCAATAATAGCGGTAGTGAATACTCCGCCGTTATTACCGCCGTCAGCAAGAAAACCGCTACGGTTGCTATAAACCAACAAAGCGATATTGATCGCGAGTCGCCACTGGAAACAGAGCTGGCTATTGGTATTTCCCGTGGCGACCGTTTCGACTGGGTTCTACAAAAAGTAACAGAATTGGGGATTACCCGTATTGTGCCGCTATTTACAGAGCGCACAGAAGTAAAACTGAATGCTGAGCGGTTAGAAAAACGTCTTGGCCAGTGGCAAAAAATTACCATTGCTGCCTGCGAACAGTGCCAGCGCAATACACTTCCCATACTCGCCACACCGCAGCCGTTGGACGAATACCTAACAGCCTGCACTAGCGAATACCGCTTCGTATTACACCACCGTGCAGAAGCGTCACTTAACGCACTGCAACAACCTCAATCAGTGGCGCTGCTCATAGGCCCTGAAGGCGGCCTAAGCGACAACGAAATCACTCACGCAGAACAACAAGGGTTCAAGTCCCTAGCACTTGGGCCGAGGGTATTCCGCACCGAAACCGCCCCCATTGCGGCTCTATCCATTGTACAGTCCCTTTGGGGCGACCTACTCTCCCCCGCCTGA